The proteins below are encoded in one region of Holophagaceae bacterium:
- a CDS encoding PKD domain-containing protein, whose amino-acid sequence MNIIARSRLVSLLVLGLALPLASQTPKKVLFDHTRHEEAGTSAEWVICTASEPNPAPANPTSETSWNGGISAWGFDLFKAGYAVQSLPPTGRVTYGDPTNAQDLSNYQVYIIPEPYLRFSATEKQAILSYVQNGGGLFLVGNHIGAARYSGTGGTDAYTVFNDLVNVGGVNPYGFTFVPGHGPGDTRANTTSTAFSAATDAGTQAIVHGAFGGLSLMDFHSYAYVSYNTAQNPSVKEILHTQVSGDTGSFIVTCNVGAGRVVAISDSAPADDGTTTTGGKALHNSYTINSNKAFFLNSCAYLAGGGANRPPAVSILSPSANVSINVGGSVSFQGSASDPDGDPLNYAWAFGDGATAAVQGPISHTYNTAGTYTATFTATDTQAASGSATRTITASPNAPTAFTITASAGANGTISPSGAVAVNSGASQSFSIAPNAGYAVGAVSVDGVSQGALASYTFSNVLANHTIAATFTPASAGTSFTEGFNTGTKGAYATGNVTFTSGTWTLADALLGNTTSDRKTGSQSVRVRNSGKLTMQFNWATGAKTVSVKHAKYGSDANSTWGLWYSTNSGGTWTQAGTAVTTSSTTLQTATFTLNISGAIRFEIRKTDGTTRRVNFDDFQVAGY is encoded by the coding sequence GTGAACATCATTGCGCGTTCCCGCCTTGTGTCCTTGCTGGTGCTGGGACTTGCCCTGCCCCTGGCGTCCCAGACGCCCAAGAAGGTGCTCTTCGACCACACCCGCCATGAGGAGGCCGGCACTTCGGCGGAATGGGTGATCTGCACCGCGAGCGAACCCAATCCGGCGCCGGCGAACCCGACCAGCGAGACCAGCTGGAACGGCGGAATCAGCGCCTGGGGATTCGACCTGTTCAAGGCCGGGTACGCGGTGCAAAGCCTGCCGCCCACCGGCCGCGTGACCTATGGAGATCCCACCAACGCGCAGGATCTCTCCAACTACCAGGTCTACATCATCCCCGAGCCCTACCTGCGATTTTCCGCCACCGAGAAGCAGGCCATCCTCTCCTACGTCCAGAATGGCGGCGGGCTCTTCCTCGTCGGCAACCACATCGGCGCGGCCCGCTACAGCGGCACCGGAGGCACCGATGCCTACACGGTCTTCAACGACCTGGTGAACGTGGGCGGGGTCAATCCCTACGGCTTCACCTTCGTTCCGGGCCACGGGCCCGGAGACACGCGGGCCAACACCACCAGCACCGCCTTCAGCGCGGCCACGGATGCGGGCACCCAGGCCATCGTCCACGGGGCCTTCGGCGGCCTGTCGCTGATGGACTTCCACAGCTACGCCTATGTCTCCTACAACACGGCGCAGAATCCTTCCGTGAAGGAGATCCTGCATACGCAGGTGAGCGGCGACACAGGCTCCTTCATCGTCACCTGCAATGTCGGTGCGGGCCGCGTCGTCGCCATCAGCGACAGCGCTCCGGCGGATGACGGCACCACCACCACGGGCGGCAAGGCCCTCCACAACAGCTACACCATCAACAGCAACAAGGCCTTCTTCCTGAACTCCTGCGCCTACCTGGCGGGCGGCGGCGCGAACCGCCCGCCGGCCGTTTCCATCCTCTCGCCCAGCGCGAACGTCAGCATCAATGTCGGCGGTTCCGTCTCCTTCCAGGGCAGCGCCTCGGATCCGGATGGCGACCCGCTCAACTACGCCTGGGCCTTCGGCGATGGCGCCACCGCGGCCGTGCAGGGTCCCATCAGCCACACCTACAACACCGCGGGCACCTACACCGCGACCTTCACGGCGACGGACACGCAGGCGGCCTCCGGTTCCGCGACGCGGACCATCACCGCGAGCCCCAACGCCCCGACGGCCTTCACCATCACTGCCAGCGCGGGCGCCAACGGCACCATCAGCCCCTCCGGCGCCGTGGCCGTGAACAGCGGCGCCAGCCAGTCCTTCTCCATCGCCCCGAATGCCGGGTATGCCGTGGGCGCCGTGAGCGTGGATGGCGTCAGCCAGGGAGCCCTCGCTTCCTACACCTTCAGCAACGTGCTGGCCAACCACACCATCGCCGCCACGTTCACCCCCGCTTCGGCCGGAACCAGCTTCACCGAGGGTTTCAACACCGGCACCAAGGGCGCCTACGCCACCGGCAATGTGACGTTCACCTCCGGGACCTGGACCCTGGCCGATGCCCTGCTCGGCAATACCACCAGCGACCGCAAGACCGGCTCCCAGAGCGTCCGCGTGCGCAACAGCGGCAAGCTGACCATGCAGTTCAACTGGGCCACCGGCGCCAAGACCGTGTCGGTCAAGCACGCCAAGTACGGCAGCGATGCGAATTCCACCTGGGGCCTTTGGTATTCCACCAACAGCGGCGGTACCTGGACCCAAGCCGGCACAGCGGTGACGACGTCCTCCACCACGCTTCAGACCGCCACCTTCACCTTGAACATCTCCGGGGCGATCCGCTTCGAGATCCGCAAGACCGACGGCACCACGCGCCGCGTGAATTTCGATGATTTCCAGGTGGCCGGGTACTGA
- a CDS encoding M4 family metallopeptidase, translating to MRTSLALRLIASAGIASALCAQEAARQASPISGHAQQYLQARVFDLGLDTSHDFATRRVNQDELGGDHIRVDQYYQGVRVFGGEAIVHMQDGAVREVTDALIRGINRNPTPSIGAQEALAAAHLSLAPSGAYAAAPTAELVFAQIEREIPVRQMSVDSERTRTVTRMALVYHVHAELENGAAETSHTDYFVDAHSGEILESWSTLHTAGATGSGNSQFSGNVALATNNTGTGYELYDTTRGAGVRTYNLNHATSGTGTLYTDADNTWGDGANYVEGSSTTAANGQTAGVDAHYGVAVTWDMYKNVFLRNGIDNTGKATYSRVHYSNNYDNAFWSDTCFCMTYGDGSSFLTLTALDVAGHEMTHGVTSREANLTYRGESGGLNESMSDIFGTMAEFYRGSTGSTIPATGGNWTIGEQLATPAFNHPLRYMYKPSLDGASKDAWSKTLKNLDVHYSSGPMNRCFYFLSQGTGTGNYASSYLPGGMTGIGNDKAAKIVYRALRDYMTSSTTYAGAKTACLSAATSLGYASGSPEYTAVVNAFKAINR from the coding sequence ATGCGAACTTCCCTCGCCCTTCGTCTCATCGCCTCGGCCGGAATCGCCTCCGCGCTCTGCGCCCAGGAGGCGGCCCGCCAGGCCAGTCCCATCAGCGGCCATGCCCAGCAGTACCTGCAGGCCCGCGTTTTCGATCTCGGTTTGGATACGTCCCATGATTTCGCAACCCGCCGCGTCAACCAGGATGAGCTGGGCGGCGACCACATCCGTGTGGACCAGTACTACCAGGGCGTCCGGGTGTTCGGCGGCGAAGCCATCGTGCACATGCAGGACGGCGCCGTCCGCGAAGTGACGGATGCCCTGATCCGCGGCATCAACCGCAACCCCACGCCCTCCATCGGCGCCCAGGAGGCCCTGGCCGCGGCGCACCTGTCCCTGGCGCCCAGCGGCGCCTATGCCGCGGCCCCCACGGCCGAACTGGTCTTCGCGCAGATCGAGCGGGAAATCCCCGTGCGCCAGATGAGCGTCGATAGCGAGCGGACCCGCACCGTGACCCGCATGGCGCTGGTCTACCACGTCCACGCCGAGCTGGAAAACGGAGCCGCGGAAACCAGCCACACGGACTATTTCGTGGATGCCCACAGCGGCGAAATCCTGGAAAGCTGGAGCACGCTGCACACCGCGGGCGCCACCGGGTCGGGCAATTCCCAGTTCAGCGGCAATGTCGCCCTCGCCACCAACAACACCGGCACGGGCTATGAGCTCTACGACACCACCCGCGGCGCTGGCGTGCGCACCTACAACCTGAACCATGCCACCAGCGGGACCGGTACCCTCTACACCGACGCTGACAACACCTGGGGCGATGGCGCCAACTACGTGGAGGGCTCTTCCACCACCGCCGCCAACGGCCAGACCGCAGGCGTGGACGCCCACTACGGCGTGGCCGTGACCTGGGACATGTACAAGAACGTCTTCCTCCGGAACGGCATCGACAACACCGGAAAGGCCACCTACAGCCGCGTGCACTACTCCAACAACTACGACAACGCGTTCTGGTCTGACACCTGCTTCTGCATGACCTACGGCGACGGCAGCAGCTTCCTGACCCTCACGGCCCTGGACGTGGCCGGCCACGAAATGACCCACGGCGTGACCTCCCGCGAAGCCAACCTCACGTACCGCGGCGAGTCCGGCGGCCTGAACGAATCCATGTCCGACATCTTCGGCACCATGGCCGAGTTCTACCGCGGCTCCACGGGCAGCACCATCCCCGCCACCGGCGGCAACTGGACCATCGGCGAGCAGCTCGCCACTCCCGCCTTCAACCATCCGCTGCGCTACATGTACAAGCCCAGCCTGGATGGCGCCAGCAAGGACGCCTGGTCCAAGACCCTCAAGAACCTCGACGTGCACTACAGCTCCGGCCCCATGAACCGCTGCTTCTACTTCCTCAGCCAGGGCACCGGCACGGGCAACTACGCCAGTTCCTACCTGCCCGGCGGCATGACCGGCATCGGCAACGACAAGGCCGCCAAGATCGTGTACCGGGCCCTCCGCGACTACATGACCTCCAGCACCACCTACGCCGGCGCCAAGACCGCCTGCCTGAGCGCCGCCACGTCCCTGGGCTACGCTTCCGGTTCGCCCGAGTACACCGCTGTCGTGAACGCCTTCAAGGCGATCAACCGCTAG